A window from Bufo bufo chromosome 1, aBufBuf1.1, whole genome shotgun sequence encodes these proteins:
- the LOC120986295 gene encoding olfactory receptor 1020-like yields the protein MQSGNLTSVTEFLLLGLVDDPKWNLLLFCTFLAIYIVTAFVNMCMIILICFSSKLKNPMYFFLGHLSFSDLCYSSVITPKLLHNLFSNQMSISYKGCATQLFFFALFVGAECFLVTVMAYDRYVAICNPLQYIIIMSRYFRMRLVGVAYTGGLLTSVIHTSCTFHLFFCNSNKVNHFFCDIPPLLQISCTDTFLSELFTFLLSSVLGSFSAIVIVVSYAKIITSILKIKSPEGRQKSFSTCSSHLTVVALFFATAIFIYARPISSYSIEKDKVISLVYTVVIPMLNPIIYSLRNAQVKDAFITALHKTITYK from the coding sequence ATGCAGAGTGGAAACCTCACTTCAGTTACAGAATTCCTTTTGTTAGGGTTAGTGGATGATCCTAAATGGAACCTTCTACTTTTCTGCacctttttggcaatctacatcgTGACTGCATTTGTTAATATGTGCATGATCATTTTAATTTGCTTCTCTTCCAAACTCAAGaatccaatgtactttttcctTGGTCACTTGTCTTTTTCAGACCTATGCTATTCTTCTGTAATAACTCCAAAGCTACTGCATAACTTGTTCTCCAATCAGATGTCTATATCCTACAAAGGTTGTGCCACACAGCTCTTCTTTTTTGCTTTGTTTGTGGGTGCGGAATGTTTCCTCGTTACTGTTATGGCCTATGACCGATATGTGGCCATTTGTAACCCATTACAATACATAATTATTATGAGCAGATATTTTAGGATGCGGTTGGTTGGGGTTGCCTATACTGGGGGTTTgcttacttctgtaatacataccaGTTGTACTTTTCACCTGTTCTTCTGTAATTCAAACAAGGTCAACCATTTTTTCTGTGACATTCCTCCGCTCCTTCAGATTTCCTGCACTGACACATTTTTGAGTGAACTCTTTACATTTCTCTTATCCAGTGTTCTTGGAAGTTTTTCTGCAATTGTAATAGTTGTTTCCTATGCAAAAATTATTACTTCCATTCTGAAAATCAAATCTCCAGAGGGAAGACAGAAATCCTTCTCCACCTGCTCCTCGCACCTCACAGTGGTGGCCTTGTTCTTTGCGACAGCCATATTTATTTATGCAAGACCTATCTCCAGTTACTCTATTGAGAAGGATAAAGTGATTTCATTAGTGTATACTGTGGTAATACCAATGTTAAATCCAATCATTTATAGTCTAAGGAACGCTCAAGTGAAGgatgcttttattactgctttgcataaaACAATTACCTACAAGTAA